From the Juglans microcarpa x Juglans regia isolate MS1-56 chromosome 3D, Jm3101_v1.0, whole genome shotgun sequence genome, the window CTCAACTAATGGATATTCTTCATGTTAATCCATACTCAACATTCTTTCGAAGTCTTGGGGATTTGCCCAATttagaaaatcacaaaatccaTATTCAATCAGATGCGGGTTTGGATCAGCGTGTTTTTAACACACCGTCAGCTTCCCAAGTAGCagtcatttggattgaagatgatgattcaGAACATTTAAAAGGACGAAATATTGTGGTATTCAATCATGCAGGTGGAAGTCATATAGTCCAATACTATTTTGGCTGTTATGATCCACTGCAATATccattgttatttccttttggtgATACTGGTTGGCACCAAGGAATATTAAGAGTAAAGAAAGGGGAAAGACTACCACAACGAGTAACAAGAGCAACAATTGACCCTCAACAATCAGTATCAGCGGAACAACTGCTTATAAAGGAACAAgaaggttaaaataattaattttcttttaacttttaattattctaatataacaatattatatttctaatttgttaaatttatcatcttacagtgctgaaaaagaatagaaaacaacaggtCGTTTCATGCCGCGAGTAGTATTGCTACAAACttcaaattaggaaaaatataaaatctattttgttgCTCTCGGGACGTTTACTGCAGCagtttgttgttgatatgtacGTAAAAATTGAGACATCAAGATTGGATTATTTTCGTAATAAGCAACAAGAGATTCGATCTGAAGTGTATCAAGGAATAGTTGACAGTATATCAATTGGAGAAAGCAATGCTTCTAAAGTTGGTAAACGTATCATTCtgccttcttcttttattggaggtccaagagatatgcgcaaaagatatatggaagcaatggctttagtcCAACGCTTTGGAAAACCGGACATCTTTTTAACCATGACATGTAACCCAAGTTGGAAAGAAATCTTAGATGAGTTGGGTCCACAAGAAGAAGCACAAAATCGTCCTGATTTGATTGCACGTATTTTtagagcaaaattagaagaactgAAGGATGAATTATTCAAACGGGAGATATTTGGGAAAGTTTCAGCATATGTATATGTCATTGAACATCAGAAAAGAGGACTACCACATGCACATTTCTTGATCATACTACAGAGAGATTGGAAAATTTATGATCCagaatcttttgatgaaattgtatcAGCAAAAATACCtgacaaagaaagaaatttacattTGCACAAGGCAGTAATAAGACATATGATGCATGGTCCCTGTGGAGTACTAAATCCGAGCAATGTGTGTATGAAAACAAATGGCAGTTGTAAAAACCACTTTCCAAAAGGCTTTGCATCTAACACAACTGTTGGAATCGATTGTTTCCCACAGTACAGACGTTGTGATAATGGAATAACTGTCAAAGTCAGAGGTAAAAATTTGGATAACCGTTGGGTTGTTCCACATAATCCATATCTCCTCGCAAAATTTGATTGTCACTTGAATGTAGAAATTTGCTCAACAATCAAAGCAGTCAAATACctttataagtacatttataaaggtcatgatcgtgttgctttcaaCTTGATTCCTGGACAAAACATCCAAGATATagatgaaatccaacaatttcaatCAGCTAGATGGATTGCTCCACCAGAAGCCATGTGAAGAATATATGGCTTTAttcttaatgaaatgtatccatcagTTTACAGTTTACATCTacatcttgaagatcaacaACTGGTAGCTTTTCATGCACATAACGACCTTAACAATGTTCTGAGATCTGATTTTACGGCAAAATCAATGTTGActgaatttttttcaacaaatcaaGCTAATGAAAATGCACGAAGACTACTGTACAAAGAATTTCCTGAAGCTTTTGTTTGGAATCAACAACATAAAATATGGactccaagaaaaaagaaaactgttataggCCGCATTGTTACAGCAAGTCCATTCGAAGGTGAAAGGTATTACTTACGAATATTGTTAAATCATATAAGAGGCCCTTTATCATTTGACCACATCAAAACAGTTGGCAATGTCACTGCACCAACCTTTCGTGAAGCAGCTACATTACATGGTTTGTTACAAAGAGATACCAGTTTGCAAGATTGTATGCAAGAGGCTTCCTTATACCAAATACCACACAGTTTAAGACggttatttgcaacaattttagTATATTGTAACCCAACAAATCCTAGAGAACTTTGGGAATACTTTGAACAAGATATGTCAAGCGATTTCCAAACAAGTGTTGCAACATCAGCAGATATTAGGACAAAAGTCTTACGAAGCATCTCTTCTACACTTGAATCGATGGGAAAagacataaacatgttccatttAATAGAACATGATGTTTCTTTTGATCAGAATGAAACTGAATCTagggaaataaatgatgaatttgcAGTTTTGATACCAGAAGAAGATCTTATGGCTTCGATGAGTCTTAATCCTGAACAACAACATGCATATGAATCAATTTTACAGAAAATCCTTCTAAATGAATCTGCTGCATTCTTCATTGATGATCCTGGTGGAACAGGGGAAACATTCTTATATAAAGCACTTCTCGCTACAGTGAGATCAAGAAACTTGATTGCTCTTGCAACTGCATCGtctggtgttgctgcatctattTTACCTGGGGGTCGAACAGCACATTCACGCTTCAAAATTCCATTAGATCTTGACAAAAATAGTACTTGTTGTGTAAGCAAACAAGGTGCTCTTGCCAAATTGTTACGTCTTGCAAAGTTAATCATATGGGATGAAGCACCTATGTCTAGAAAAGAATGTATGCAagcattggataaaatgttacgagACATAACTGATTCAAGATTAccatttggtggaaaaattatCGTATTCGGTGGAGATTTTCGTCAAGTCTTACCAGTGATTCGTAAAGGCACAAGACAAGAAGAAGTTAATGCCAGTTTAGCATCGTCATATTTGTGGTCCACTTTAACTAAGATTAGTTTGAGTGAAAATATGCGAGCAAGATTCGATCCAAActtctcaaattatttacttcagGTCGGAAATGGAACAACACCAATCACAATTGAGAATAAGATCAAAATTCCCAGTGAAATGCTCATTCCTTACAAAAATGATGTGGAGTCTTTAGATGATCTGATCGATGCAGTCTTCCAGGATATTGGCAGTTATTCAGAAAATTTATCCGAAATAACAAATCGAGCTATATTGACACCAAAGAACAACTCCGTCGATGAGATAAATACAATACTTATTCAAAGATTTCCTGGTACAGTTACACAATACTATAGCTTCGATGAAACGATTGATACATCAGAACAAGGCATCATGGAGGATTTCTTAAACACATTAACACCAAATGGACTTCCACCCCATGaattattactaaaaaaaaattgtcctatAATGTTACTCAGAAATGTCAATCCTTCAGAAGGTTTATGCAATGGAACACGTCTTATTTGTCGCAACTTTGAACGAAATATCATTGATGCTGAAATTGCAGTTGGTCACCACACCggaaaaagagttttcataCCAAGGATTCCTTTCTTGCCAAATGCAGAcgataatagtggttttccattcaaaagaacacaatttcctatcagattaagttttgcgatgacaataaataaagcaCAAGAGCAGACATTAGATTTTGTTGGTGTATACTTGCCTCAACCTGTATTTTGTCATGGCCAACTATATGTAGCACTGTCAAGAGCCAAAACTTCTGCTTCAGTAAAAGTTCTTATAAGACCAGTATCAACTCATGATTGTGAAGAAgctgaaacaaataatattgtttatagaGAATTACTAACACTAGCATATCCATCATAAACTTCTGTGAGTAATCGAATTTCAATATATACCTCTCAATTAAATACAATTTGTTTTTCCACTATGTAATTTTCACAacttcttattattcttttattaaaattgttttatttaaattcaattgtttggactaatatttctttctcttaatTCATAAGTAGGCTTCAACATGCGGACTGTCTATACATCAATCAAAAACATTACTCCAAGTACAAGAAATTGGAGCATCAAGATGATTGTGTCAGACAAATCACCCAAACGTACTGCACAACATTcaccaacaaaatatcaaaatctgacaTTGATAGACCCTGAGGTAACACATTGACATCAATATCATACTTGCAAGAACATACTTAATATTTACATTGTATTCTTTCACatgatatattcaaaatatatatgttttccccTTACAACATAGATTCATTCTAACTATATTGtgaaattaaatcttatatatatatttaataagtactattttctaatcaattgaatgcaaataactatttatttatacaatatTATGCAGGGCAACCGACTACAAGCAACAATTTTCGGCAAAGATATAGACCTACGTAATGACATGTTACACATATTCCGGTCTTACTACATCAGTAATGCTTATGTTAAGCCTTTAGATCCCAAGCATAGAATTGAAGCACATGGATACCAGTGGATcttaaattcaagaacaatcaTCGAAAACATTCCAGATGACGAAGTGGAATTACAACCACCAGAATATGATATTATCCCATTCACCAATCTGCATGACTACAAAAACACTGGAACTGAAATAGGTAAATatcacatcaatatatttaacataCTTCTTGATACTCTTATTcagttttcacaaaaaaaaattcaacataatTGAACAGCTATTCTGGCGATCGCAATATACATGAAACCTCCCAGAGAAATTACCTCAATACATGGGccaacaaaaattcaagaaatatatgTTATCGACCAGAGGTAAAGAAGATTTCTCAActatatatgtgatattaataaattctttaactaccttgttttcaatattatttcatcatactacacttttaaatactttatcctaaattttacagCCTGATGCCCATATGGTTAGCTATGTGGAGTCGATTTGTTGACGGTGAATGCCGAGCAATCTCTGATATTATTGAAGCTAAGCCAACTCTACTCGCAACACGTTTAAAAGTCGGTTCATACAATGGTATATTACACAACTTATAAtatcaacatttattaaaaatagaatgttattatctactaacaaattttttttctttataatataggtctttctctttcatctcaaCCGACAAGTGTATTTACCTTAAATCCTGTCATCCCTGCTGCAACTCCATTATGTCAATGgtaattcttcaaaatatatattcatcaactagctctaaaattgttttttcttttatatcttttcctccatgatttctctcattcattttaaattattctaaaaatatttaggacGATGCTTAATCATGCACTGCTTGAAGAAATCGTCGAAAAAAATCTACATCATACAACGGCATCAGCATCAGCATCGACATCAAATGTTGACATGAAAGACATAATTAAGCTTGATGATCTTGCTGGTTTTCTTAAATCACTACAACCAATGACGGTACATTTCTACAGtcttcttaaacttttttttctttatatatattgccttctaaaaattttacacatgccttttcaaaataaatataaccttATCTTAAGGCTACATACTATTTACAaccattaaaaacatatatctgTTCCAAAATTAATGCAGAAAgcaaaattttggattaaagcAACTATTTGTGTGGTTGATCTCCATCAAATATTCTTCTACATGTCCTGCATTGGGTGTAAGAAGGGGACTGGATAtgagcaaaatgaaaaatttcaatgttATCATTGTAAATACATGAGCAATGCACAACCacggtatatatgttatattcatattttacgtcgtaaatgtttctttaatcaattttatgttatatttaaattattgcttAATCATTCAgactaaaaaatatagtttgtttatatAGCTGTCGAGCTTACATCGAAGTTGACGATGGTAATGGACGACTTGGGGCTGTCATGTTCGGTCAAATTGCAGAAGAAGCTCTAGGTTGCACAGCAATCGAACTAATGGAACATACAGGAAAGGTAACCAACTTATTCATAttccaatttgtattttaaaaacatttaatcttagatattcaaatagaaagttatcaaaaatatattttacattatatttattcaccatACAGGAACATTTACCGTATatccaaaatattgcaaaattatGTTCAACCAAAAAATGGATCATACAATTGGGTGCAGATTTAGATCAACTCCAAAAACAACGtcacaaaaacttcaatgttcTCTCCATAAATGCTGTAAATGACGAGAACACACCACTTTGAATCCATAACCAGCAAACTTTACTTTCActaacgaaagaaacaattatgtaatatttagcagtttcagactttactttcagtaacgaaagaaacaattatgtaatattagTCGTTTTAGACTCTACTTTCAGTAacgaaaaaaacaattatgtaatatttagcagtttcagactttactttcagtaacaaaaaaataattatgtaatatttagtcgTTTTAGACTCTTTTCTTCTACActagatgtttatattttagaataatttaatacagGGCAAACGTGCATCGCACGTAAATtcactgctagtatatatatatatatagaaaaactcaaaaggcACGTGCAATACATAATCTTTGAAGATAATAACGGAGATATATGTAAAGGGCTTAGGGTAATGATAAAACAGACTTCAAAACCAAGCAACTCCACTATCTCCAATCTCCAACCCCAAtagggaaaaataataataattaaaacttaaaaaagaaaagaaaggaaaagattCTGGCGTGcacttttaattataaaataataaaaataataataatccacaTTCAAGGATCGAGGCAACTCTCTCTTCCCCAAAGCCTACCCCACACCACGCGTCAATCTCTCGTGTAAAGACGTGTGGGCATGTGAAGCATTATTGGACGGTGAGAAAGGTGTTAAATACCACAAATTGCGATTCcacaaaaacacacacacactcactcaCACTCGTTACGCGCAACACCAAGCTAGCCCCCTCTCATtgactttaattatttaattcacaacatatgtgtgtgtgtatatatatatatgattatgattatgtgTTTATTTGTAATTAGTTTTAACTTTGTTTGTAGTTTTCCAttgatttaaatttgaaaaataacaaatttacaactttatttaaa encodes:
- the LOC121255038 gene encoding uncharacterized protein LOC121255038: MYPSVYSLHLHLEDQQLVAFHAHNDLNNVLRSDFTAKSMLTEFFSTNQANENARRLLYKEFPEAFVWNQQHKIWTPRKKKTVIGRIVTASPFEGERYYLRILLNHIRGPLSFDHIKTVGNVTAPTFREAATLHGLLQRDTSLQDCMQEASLYQIPHSLRRLFATILVYCNPTNPRELWEYFEQDMSSDFQTSVATSADIRTKVLRSISSTLESMGKDINMFHLIEHDVSFDQNETESREINDEFAVLIPEEDLMASMSLNPEQQHAYESILQKILLNESAAFFIDDPGGTGETFLYKALLATVRSRNLIALATASSGVAASILPGGRTAHSRFKIPLDLDKNSTCCVSKQGALAKLLRLAKLIIWDEAPMSRKECMQALDKMLRDITDSRLPFGGKIIVFGGDFRQVLPVIRKGTRQEEVNASLASSYLWSTLTKISLSENMRARFDPNFSNYLLQVGNGTTPITIENKIKIPSEMLIPYKNDVESLDDLIDAVFQDIGSYSENLSEITNRAILTPKNNSVDEINTILIQRFPGTVTQYYSFDETIDTSEQGIMEDFLNTLTPNGLPPHELLLKKNCPIMLLRNVNPSEGLCNGTRLICRNFERNIIDAEIAVGHHTGKRVFIPRIPFLPNADDNSGFNMRTVYTSIKNITPSTRNWSIKMIVSDKSPKRTAQHSPTKYQNLTLIDPEGNRLQATIFGKDIDLRNDMLHIFRSYYISNAYVKPLDPKHRIEAHGYQWILNSRTIIENIPDDEVELQPPEYDIIPFTNLHDYKNTGTEIAILAIAIYMKPPREITSIHGPTKIQEIYVIDQR
- the LOC121255037 gene encoding uncharacterized protein LOC121255037; amino-acid sequence: MALVQRFGKPDIFLTMTCNPSWKEILDELGPQEEAQNRPDLIARIFRAKLEELKDELFKREIFGKVSAYVYVIEHQKRGLPHAHFLIILQRDWKIYDPESFDEIVSAKIPDKERNLHLHKAVIRHMMHGPCGVLNPSNVCMKTNGSCKNHFPKGFASNTTVGIDCFPQYRRCDNGITVKVRGKNLDNRWVVPHNPYLLAKFDCHLNVEICSTIKAVKYLYKYIYKGHDRVAFNLIPGQNIQDIDEIQQFQSARWIAPPEAM